The following are from one region of the Gossypium hirsutum isolate 1008001.06 chromosome D03, Gossypium_hirsutum_v2.1, whole genome shotgun sequence genome:
- the LOC107949667 gene encoding wall-associated receptor kinase 2, with protein MGFRCMFKVLALFAFTLTVTATPVAGQAKAGCQSNCGNISIPYPFGTGSTDCNISKRFFIRCNTSFNPPKAFLTTSDIEVLHISVNGYLRIQYSVGYDCYNSSGSAYYFDAGFRLSAFRISHTRNKFTAIGCDTYAYVEGFTGRAYSTGCVSFCYDVADLVNGSCSGIGCCQTALPKGVTDYELSFDSYWNHSKVLSFNPCSYGFAVEDGAYSFSVSDLSNINFSKRKFPIILDWTIGNRSCMEAKMDVDNYACKQNSDCVDPENGRGYLCKCLHGFQGNPYLSNGCRDINECETLKPCSGTCHNLPGSYNCSCPKGFEGDGRKKGTGCNPKVKPHFPILVGTLGIGMSLLFSLLCSSWVYLGLRQRKLNRLKQQNFKQNGGVLLREQLSKHEEYGEIAKIFTLEELKKATNNYHESRILGRGGQGTVYKGLLPDGRSVAIKKSLIGNQSQVQPFINEVIVLSQINHRNVVKLLGCCLETQVPLLVYEYVRNGTLFDYLHNATHTSIISWEARLKIAIEAAEALSYLHSAASPPIIHRDVKLTNILLDENYNAKVSDFGASRLIPSNKEQVTTLVQGTLGYLDPEYFHSSQLTEKSDVYSFGVVLIELLTGLKAVSFERPEHERNLSLYFVSVMKEERLLDIVDGRVLNDKNIKQLKEVATLARRCVRLKGKERPTMKEVVSELQGLRAIE; from the exons ATGGGCTTCCGCTGTATGTTTAAGGTGCTTGCTCTGTTTGCATTTACGTTAACAGTTACAGCAACCCCGGTAGCAGGTCAAGCAAAAGCAGGGTGCCAAAGCAACTGTGGGAACATCAGCATCCCATACCCTTTTGGAACAGGCAGTACTGATTGTAATATCAGTAAGAGATTTTTCATTCGTTGTAACACTAGTTTCAACCCTCCTAAAGCATTCCTAACCACCAGTGATATTGAAGTTCTCCACATCTCTGTCAATGGTTATTTGCGCATCCAATATTCGGTAGGTTATGACTGTTATAATTCATCAGGAAGTGCTTATTATTTCGATGCAGGGTTCAGGCTTTCAGCATTCCGCATATCTCATACTAGAAACAAGTTCACAGCCATTGGTTGTGACACCTACGCCTATGTTGAGGGTTTCACGGGACGGGCATATTCGACCGGATGTGTGTCCTTTTGTTACGATGTGGCCGATTTGGTAAATGGATCTTGCTCTGGCATCGGCTGCTGCCAGACGGCTCTCCCTAAAGGTGTGACGGATTATGAATTGAGTTTTGATAGCTATTGGAACCATTCCAAAGTATTAAGCTTCAATCCTTGTAGTTATGGATTTGCCGTGGAAGATGGCGCCTATAGCTTCTCTGTTTCAGATCTTTCCAACATTAATTTCAGCAAAAGGAAGTTTCCAATTATTCTTGATTGGACAATTGGGAACCGAAGTTGCATGGAAGCTAAAATGGATGTAGATAATTATGCTTGCAAGCAAAATAGCGATTGCGTAGATCCAGAAAATGGCCGCGGATATTTGTGCAAGTGTCTTCATGGTTTTCAGGGTAACCCTTATCTCTCCAACGGCTGCCGAG ATATTAATGAATGCGAGACACTGAAGCCTTGCAGTGGAACATGTCATAATCTACCTGGAAGCTATAACTGTTCATGCCCCAAGGGTTTTGAAGGTGATGGCCGGAAAAAAGGAACAGGCTGCAATCCTAAAGTCAAGCCGCATTTTCCCATTCTTGTTGGGACACTAG GTATAGGCATGAGTCTTCTATTTTCCCTCTTATGCTCCTCGTGGGTGTATTTGGGGCTCAGGCAGAGAAAGCTCAACAGACTAAAGCAACAGAACTTTAAGCAAAATGGTGGAGTTTTGTTGCGAGAACAGCTTTCAAAACATGAAGAGTATGGTGAGATAGCTAAAATCTTTACCCTCGAAGAACTCAAGAAGGCGACGAACAATTACCATGAAAGTAGAATCCTTGGACGAGGAGGTCAGGGTACCGTTTACAAAGGATTGTTGCCTGACGGGCGCAGTGTTGCCATTAAAAAATCCCTCATTGGAAATCAAAGCCAAGTTCAACCATTCATTAACGAAGTTATTGTGTTATCCCAAATCAACCACAGAAATGTGGTGAAACTCTTGGGATGTTGTTTGGAGACTCAAGTCCCTTTGCTAGTCTATGAATATGTCAGAAATGGAACCCTCTTCGATTACTTGCACAATGCCACTCATACATCCATCATATCATGGGAAGCTCGTTTGAAAATAGCGATAGAAGCAGCAGAAGCCCTTTCCTATTTGCACTCTGCTGCTTCTCCGCCTATTATTCATCGCGATGTCAAGTTGACCAACATACTTTTAGATGAGAACTACAATGCTAAAGTATCTGATTTCGGTGCTTCAAGATTGATCCCTTCAAATAAAGAACAGGTAACAACGCTTGTCCAGGGAACTCTAGGCTACTTGGATCCTGAATATTTTCATTCAAGTCAATTGACTGAGAAGAGTGATGTTTATAGCTTTGGGGTTGTTCTCATAGAGTTATTAACAGGTCTGAAAGCGGTTTCTTTTGAAAGACCTGAACATGAAAGAAACTTATCTCTATACTTTGTTTCTGTTATGAAAGAGGAACGCTTGCTGGATATTGTTGATGGGCGAGTGTTGAACGATAAAAACATTAAGCAGCTTAAGGAAGTGGCAACTTTAGCTAGGAGATGCGTGAGGctaaaaggaaaggaaagacCAACTATGAAGGAAGTTGTGTCTGAATTACAAGGATTGCGAGCAATAGAGTAA